A genomic region of Pyrus communis chromosome 14, drPyrComm1.1, whole genome shotgun sequence contains the following coding sequences:
- the LOC137716283 gene encoding probable U3 small nucleolar RNA-associated protein 11: MTKTRTVNGVHKLESRANKYTPEELLLMKTQDIGYIFQKVQSEKKVINKYIMKLWATEWFFYYPQRKEAREIQSHPKSGKMPVSEDIPDHIKRKTAGSYRELEGRRKRVNELEKIYMDMAMQKELQKRGKNRKVCEDEIVSPTSNAVCKWRAERKR; this comes from the exons ATGACCAAGACACGAACTGTTAATGGAGTCCATAAATTAGA GAGTCGGGCAAACAAGTACACTCCAGAAGAGCTCCTGCTTATGAAGACCCAAGATATTGGATACATATTTCAGAAAGTGCAGAGTGAGAAAAAGGTTATAAATAAGTACATCATGAAGCTATGGGCTACCGAGTGGTTTTTCTATTATCCCCAGAG GAAGGAGGCTAGAGAAATTCAATCACATCCAAAAAGTGGAAAAATGCCTGTTTCTGAGGACATTCCTGATCATATAAAAAG GAAAACAGCTGGTTCCTACAGAGAGCTTGAAGGAAGGAGGAAGAGAGTCAATGAGTTGGAGAAAATCTATATGGACATGGCAATGCAGAAGGAATTACAG AAAAGGGGTAAAAACCGCAAAGTATGTGAAGATGAGATTGTCTCCCCAACATCCAACGCTGTATGCAAGTGGCGGGCAGAGCGGAAGCGTTAA
- the LOC137715251 gene encoding histone H2A.6, with protein MAGRGKALGSGAAKKATSRSSKAGLQFPVGRIARFLKAGKYAERVGAGAPVYLAAVLEYLAAEVLELAGNAARDNKKTRIVPRHIQLAVRNDEELSKLLGDVTIANGGVMPNIHNLLLPKKTGASSKNVGGDDD; from the exons ATGGCGGGTCGTGGCAAAGCTTTGGGATCCGGAGCCGCTAAGAAGGCCACATCGCGGTCCAGCAAGGCCGGTTTGCAATTCCCTGTCGGTCGTATTGCTCGTTTCCTGAAAGCAGGAAAATACGCCGAACGTGTCGGTGCCGGAGCTCCGGTCTACCTCGCCGCTGTCCTTGAATACCTTGCCGCTGAG GTTCTGGAATTGGCTGGTAATGCTGCAAGAGACAACAAGAAGACTCGCATTGTACCTCGCCACATTCAGCTCGCTGTGCGCAATGACGAGGAGCTCAGCAAGCTTCTTGGTGATGTGACAATTGCAAATGGTGGTGTGATGCCCAACATTCACAACCTTCTGCTCCCAAAGAAGACCGGTGCCTCATCCAAGAACGTCGGTGGTGATGATGACTGA